In Debaryomyces hansenii CBS767 chromosome B complete sequence, one genomic interval encodes:
- a CDS encoding DEHA2B01628p (some similarities with CA3908|IPF3301 Candida albicans IPF3301), with product MQFSYQNHVGHNSYPNMLDYSSFGGNPNMMAQQSSQQYPYDLVQSSQSFQKLPIQLAKSYDSFDLSKSPNLKFPPQYQQVNPEDSEMPSSKVKMESPVFSSTFSEPPETNASKTTLKGHFKPTQTKRNARPRINKLNRSEPLLSRINTKKPRLSNTANLMAELSTDGLFRHFQDTLKIEKPDGSQKASFYLRMKNELERQLFDLFVNHLSKSIDIFFPQEVFRKIIPELALNDETNMIVCSIFCLSSLMLQRINPDKFDSSITVRYYHQTITSIRHYLSIPEIEEKDNGIMARCLLSTILLCIYELFFVAIDSTYIKGASSILSSILMKNSGNKSLLKDSPFYQICFWPMLLCDLIFSLKYNSPSMYSIESFWKPLDPEYFESYGEFSTYGSSKTENDAELVKLTTTKVNTTWWIHKSMIDFSSITKFKNDINVLTKEDFESNKPYLEWLDLKKNLDTFEKQMPLTIKPTIYKSCSRHRLFPIIYFKDEATAIIGLNYKLAKIMLYEALIQKTNLSDPLAQAEYLKYPKHYAVKLAKDVIGIIKTYDANLSVWTVNAHALRYVAHYVQHEPEASKGLEDLVERLMAICHLCL from the coding sequence atGCAATTTCTGTACCAGAATCATGTAGGACATAATTCGTATCCTAATATGCTAGATTATTCCTCCTTTGGTGGAAATCCCAATATGATGGCTCAACAATCCTCGCAGCAGTATCCATATGACCTAGTGCAATCTAGCCAACTGTTTCAGAAACTTCCCATTCAATTGGCAAAATCTTATGACTCCTTTGATCTTTCAAAGTCACCCAATTTAAAGTTTCCACCTCAATATCAACAGGTGAATCCAGAGGACTCTGAAATGCCATCATCAAAAGTGAAAATGGAAAGCCCGGTATTTTCATCTACATTTAGCGAACCCCCTGAAACGAATGCTAGTAAAACTACTTTAAAGGGCCACTTCAAACCAACACAAACGAAGCGTAATGCGAGACCACGAATTAACAAGCTAAATAGAAGCGAACCACTTCTTCTGAGAATTAATACAAAGAAACCAAGGCTTTCAAATACAGCGAATTTGATGGCTGAATTATCAACTGATGGATTATTTAGACATTTTCAGGATACATTAAAGATAGAGAAACCAGATGGATCTCAAAAGGCGTCTTTCTatttaagaatgaagaacGAATTGGAGCGACAgctatttgatttatttgtgAATCACTTGTCAAAATCGATAGACATATTCTTTCCACAAGAAGTATTCCGGAAGATTATACCTGAGTTAGCATTAAACGACGAAACCAATATGATAGTATGTTCTATATTTTGTTTGAGTTCTTTAATGTTACAGAGAATTAATCCTGATAAGTTTGACCTGTCTATAACGGTTAGGTATTACCATCAAACTATTACATCTATAAGACACTATCTAAGTATACCTgagattgaagaaaaagataatGGTATCATGGCCCGATGCTTACTAAGTACAATCTTGTTATGtatatatgaattattcTTCGTGGCCATTGACAGTACTTACATTAAAGGGGCATCAAGTATATTGTCatcaattttaatgaagaatagTGGGAATAAAAGCTTACTTAAGGATTCTCCATTTTATCAGATCTGCTTTTGGCCTATGTTATTATGtgatttaatattttcgTTGAAGTATAATTCACCAAGCATGTATTCTATCGAAAGCTTTTGGAAACCATTGGACccagaatattttgaatcataTGGAGAGTTTTCTACCTATGGCTCATCCAAAACTGAAAATGATGCCGAATTGGTAAAACTAACCACCACGAAGGTAAATACTACGTGGTGGATACATAAATCTATGATTGATTTCAGTTCCATAaccaaattcaagaatgaCATTAATGTTTTAACTAAAGAGGATTTCGAATCTAACAAACCATATTTAGAATGGTTAGATCTAAAGAAAAACCTCGACACCTTTGAGAAGCAAATGCCTTTGACAATAAAACcaacaatatataaatcatgTTCCCGTCATAGActttttccaataatttacttcaaaGACGAAGCAACAGCCATAATTGGCTTGAACTATAAACTAGCCAAGATAATGTTGTACGAAGCATTGATCCAAAAGACGAACCTATCAGATCCTTTAGCACAAGCGGagtatttgaaatatccaAAACATTATGCTGTGAAGTTGGCGAAGGATGTAATAGGCATAATCAAAACTTATGATGCCAATTTGTCTGTTTGGACAGTAAACGCACATGCTCTCAGGTACGTTGCCCATTACGTGCAACATGAACCTGAAGCGTCCAAGGGGTTAGAAGACCTAGTGGAGAGGCTTATGGCAATTTGTCATTTGTGTCTCTAG
- a CDS encoding DEHA2B01540p (similar to uniprot|P34253 Saccharomyces cerevisiae YKL110c KTI12) translates to MPLITFTGLPSSGKTKWAKKLQSLLEDKINSAKESNGPGHNYSIIYHSDETLGISHDSYKDSNMEKHARGSQMSAVKRDLSRTNFVILDSLAYIKGFRYQLYCEAKGVVTPHCVIHVMSSLNTSIQWNNENNDEKKWDDELIKQLSMRYEEPNNDTRWDSPLFTIMSDYDKETLPIDEIWDCLVLKRPPPPNAATLVKPTSGNDFLQELDKQTSAVIGKIVQHQQLMSIGGEALIDKEKKLFIEMPATSVSIAQLQRIRRSYISLNRMRSVDVDRITPLFVEYVNRSLDNDD, encoded by the coding sequence ATGCCCTTGATAACATTCACAGGGTTGCCTTCATCGGGTAAAACAAAATGGGCTAAGAAATTACAACTGTTATTAGAAGACAAAATCAATTCTGCTAAAGAATCGAACGGACCAGGACATAACTATTCTATAATTTATCACTCTGATGAAACATTAGGAATTTCTCACGATTCATACAAAGATTCGAACATGGAGAAACATGCTAGAGGTAGTCAAATGTCTGCTGTTAAAAGAGACTTATCTCGTACTAATTTTGTTATTTTAGATTCTTTGGCATATATTAAAGGGTTTAGGTACCAATTATACTGCGAAGCGAAGGGAGTAGTAACACCACATTGTGTTATCCATGTAATGAGCTCTTTAAATACGAGTATTCAATggaataatgaaaataatgacgAAAAAAAGTGGGATGATGAACTTATTAAACAATTGAGCATGAGATATGAAGAACCTAATAATGACACTAGGTGGGATTCACCTCTATTTACTATTATGTCTGATTATGACAAGGAGACATTACCAATAGATGAAATTTGGGATTGTCTTGTCTTGAAGCGTCCTCCTCCTCCTAATGCAGCTACTTTAGTGAAACCAACCTCGGGAAATGATTTTTTGCAAGAACTCGACAAACAAACACTGGCAGTAATAGGCAAGATCGTTCAACACCAACAATTAATGAGTATTGGGGGAGAAGCGTTAatagataaagaaaagaaattgttcaTCGAAATGCCTGCTACAAGTGTAAGTATAGCCCAGTTACAGCGGATAAGAAGGTCATATATCAGTTTGAATAGAATGAGAAGTGTAGATGTTGATAGGATCACTCCATTATTTGTTGAGTACGTCAACAGAAGTCTCGATAATGATGATTGA
- a CDS encoding DEHA2B01496p (similar to CA2098|IPF11487 Candida albicans IPF11487): MANLLGYVGRRSAPYVVRRFIGANNYRYYSASQNLKSNLSEPVGEDPIEPTEQASKGNINEVQDGLSKAEMNAEESVPWYLRDDSSSPLLENKNVELPFVPDHAPSSVNTFLELLSNEYGLEDIELFDLTQLDPENEYHADNQPTDYMIICTGKSEKHIYKASNELRTYIKHNYNLIPKIEGMASNSKTPAARRRMLRRARKGPLATDNDYGRTPNSWVMCDTAVNNTCIHILTDSRRDELNLETLWCREEDIEKYSTPESATEESDDIFIGIRRFHTMTPFARRFQQMRSYSASQSNESLESYLHKLTGESLTVDSLRQHIKGFESDFQQPTIKDYNTRFNFYRSIHIQNSDVMSLEKLTSILLDKYSSLQIILSNSIDLSKERTQDMVDFMKLLIDSPEIKKHFDLSNSKQMNSYSDELYDKLAQFVSSLFQFSKEQIDMSRHPEFLPLLWRLSFVQKNDTVIGSRMIDDIIYQEGDLPDLPGQPSIFQAKNRARDTLDLINYYNQKIDENASTTNSFKELLLFTYGNAGDWAKFWNTWEISFNLLNNSKIDSKSSIKNWVRLVVYLAIRNDRSAIVHFLNNYWNHSTSIAGSFIDDFELNNNVFNSDEEKRSFKNSVYKMLNSMNNDNESNPSFSNVKEFVDNLD; this comes from the coding sequence ATGGCAAACTTATTGGGTTATGTGGGCCGTCGAAGTGCTCCGTACGTTGTTCGTCGATTTATTGGAGCTAATAATTATAGGTATTATTCGGCGAGTCAGAATTTAAAGTCAAACTTGAGTGAACCAGTTGGGGAAGATCCAATCGAACCAACCGAACAGGCATCGAAAGGAAATATAAATGAGGTACAGGATGGGTTGTCTAAGGCTGAAATGAATGCAGAAGAGTCTGTTCCGTGGTATTTACGTGATGATTCGTCGTCGCctttattggaaaataagAATGTTGAATTGCCTTTTGTTCCAGATCATGCACCGTCGAGTGTTAATACGTTTTTAGAGCTACTTTCAAATGAATATGGTTTAGAAGATATCGAATTATTTGACTTGACGCAATTAGATCCTGAAAATGAGTATCACGCAGATAACCAACCAACCGACTATATGATTATTTGTACTGGGAAATCAGAAAAGCATATCTACAAGGCATCTAACGAGCTCAGGACTTATATAAAGCATAATTACAACTTGATTCCTAAAATAGAAGGGATGGCTTCGAATAGTAAGACGCCGGCAGCACGTCGTCGTATGCTTAGAAGAGCCAGGAAGGGCCCACTTGCAACCGACAACGATTATGGCAGAACACCAAATAGTTGGGTAATGTGTGATACTGCAGTCAATAATACATGCATACATATCTTGACCGACAGTAGAAGagatgaattgaatttagaaACTTTGTGGTGTCGagaagaagatatagaAAAATACTCGACTCCAGAATCTGCAACAGAAGAGTctgatgatatttttattggCATTAGAAGATTCCATACGATGACGCCTTTTGCAAGACGTTTTCAACAAATGAGACTGTACTCTGCTTCCCAGTCAAATGAGTCCTTGGAATCGTACCTTCACAAATTGACAGGAGAAAGCTTGACTGTCGACAGCTTAAGACAACATATAAAAGGTTTTGAATCTGATTTCCAACAACCAACTATAAAAGATTATAATACAAGATTCAATTTTTACCGAtcaattcatattcaaaattcaGACGTCATGTCCTTGGAGAAACTAACTTCCATACttttagataaatataGCTCCTTACAGATAATATTAAGCAATAGTatagatttatcaaagGAAAGAACTCAAGATATGGTCGATTTcatgaaattgttgattgaCTCACCAGAGATTAAAAAGCATTTTGACTTATCTAATTCGAAACAAATGAATTCTTACTCGGACGAGTTATACGATAAGTTGGCTCAATTTGTGTCCTCTTTGTTCCAGTTTTCaaaagaacaaattgaCATGTCACGCCATCCTGAATTCCTCCCATTGCTTTGGAGATTATCATTTGTTCAAAAAAATGATACCGTAATTGGCTCTAGAATGATCGACgatattatttatcaagaagGTGATCTTCCTGATTTACCTGGTCAGCCCTCAATTTTCCAAGCAAAGAATAGGGCAAGGGATACTTTAGACTTAATTAACTACTATAACCAAAAGATCGATGAAAATGCTTCAACTactaattcatttaaagaattgCTCCTCTTCACGTACGGTAATGCTGGAGACTGGGCTAAATTCTGGAACACCTGGGAAATATcctttaatttattgaacaataGTAAGATTGACAGCAAATCTTCCATTAAGAATTGGGTAAGGTTGGTAGTATATTTGGCTATCCGCAACGACAGATCAGCAATAGTTCACTTTTTAAATAACTATTGGAACCACTCGACATCTATAGCAGGTTCctttattgatgattttgagtTGAATAACAATGTATTTAACTCTGATGAGGAGAAAAGAAGCTTCAAAAACTCGGTCTACAAGATGCTCAATtcaatgaataatgataatgaaagtAACCCAAGTTTTTCGAACGTAAAAGAGTTTGTAGATAATTTAGACTAA
- a CDS encoding DEHA2B01474p (weakly similar to uniprot|P34252 Saccharomyces cerevisiae YKL108w SLD2 DNA replication protein) codes for MPHQESITQLKQAIKVWEHEFQRSNNRIPSRSDIKVDPKVYELYKTYKVLKAKTNNVRNIQDKRTLESANIGIDINMSESQSDAEDVEEFNNENSDSSNNKLKNQDTELGPTPQANGKVLSILDIRLTPPDSSPLKNKVGSRSTDTYSNQKDEAPEDTFKTPTKTRVNRINLSELTPTNNRGPRNKSLMQKLEQASSAKNTRIEMHTPERNKVSLLQNMETPQYLAKVNNKFNFDMDDDSNDKDNVVAEDLHTNSSMKIISSIRSNIIDPITPTKSPAPLKFQVSPSPLKPHRLFSFGNNRKLSDIFNDYKNIKEDPDLINSIENEEEAAELDDDDDTIEKDTATNGPKRKRITQKRTTRRWKIKPNTEETKEDKLKNANIHDEVKKLDDEARKNLVDYMEVNNMHEEDETTSEEEYVHQDPNHKDMKGKVKPVRMNYQRLKINDPRIKKFKKRMQNRR; via the coding sequence ATGCCACATCAAGAAAGTATCACTCAGTTGAAACAAGCCATAAAAGTCTGGGAACATGAATTTCAACGCTCAAATAATAGAATACCATCCAGACTGGATATAAAAGTGGACCCTAAGGTTTATGAATTGTATAAGACATATAAGGTTCTAAAGGCTAAAACGAACAATGTCCGTAATATTCAGGATAAAAGAACATTGGAATCAGCAAATATTGGTATAGATATCAATATGTCAGAGTCACAGTCAGATGCTGAggatgttgaagaatttaacaATGAAAATTCAGACTCTAGTAATAATAAGCTCAAAAATCAAGATACGGAATTGGGGCCAACACCTCAAGCCAATGGAAAAGTTTTGTCTATTCTTGATATAAGACTAACACCACCAGATTCCTCGCCTTTGAAGAATAAGGTAGGAAGCAGGAGTACAGATACGTATAGTAATCAGAAAGACGAAGCTCCAGAAGACACGTTTAAGACCCCAACTAAAACGAGAGTGAATAGAATTAACCTTCTGGAATTGACTCCTACTAATAACAGAGGGCCTAGAAACAAATCGTTGATGCAGAAACTTGAACAGGCTTCGTCTGCTAAAAATACACGTATTGAAATGCATACACCGGAAAGGAATAAAGTGTCTCTTTTGCAGAATATGGAAACTCCACAATATTTGGCCAAAGTCAATAATAAGTTCAACTTCGATATGGATGATGATTCCAATGACAAGGATAATGTAGTAGCTGAAGACTTACAtacaaattcttcaatgaaaataatttcctCAATTAGATCGAATATTATAGACCCAATTACGCCAACAAAACTGCCAGCACCCTTAAAATTTCAGGTTTCACCATCACCTTTAAAACCCCATAGGCTCTTCTCGTTTGGCAATAATAGAAAGCTTtctgatattttcaatgattACAAAAACATCAAGGAAGACCCtgatttgataaatagCATAGAAAATGAGGAAGAGGCTGCTGAATtagacgatgatgatgacacTATAGAAAAAGATACAGCGACTAATGGCCCAAAAAGGAAAAGAATAACGCAAAAGCGTACAACCAGAAGATGGAAGATTAAACCAAACACGGAAGAAACTAAGgaagataaattaaagaatgCTAATATTCATGATGAAGTCAAAAAACTTGATGATGAAGCTCGGAAGAATCTCGTGGACTATATGGAGGTGAATAACATGCATGAAGAGGACGAAACAACTagcgaagaagaatatgTCCACCAAGATCCAAATCATAAAGATATGAAAGGAAAGGTTAAGCCAGTGagaatgaattatcaaCGGCTCAAGATTAATGACCCTAGGattaagaaattcaaaaagCGAATGCAAAATCGTAGATAG
- a CDS encoding DEHA2B01584p (weakly similar to uniprot|Q04437 Saccharomyces cerevisiae YMR106c YKU80), with protein MASKEVTTFIVDLSPSMANKSNGRNISDLEYGLKYFYDIVTNKILRGRKTDYISVITCHSNRTENPFSSEDSFKNIEVVSNKIAPTYDDLRKYKELLCPNKTEITEDEGDCFESMLVGIGLLKDTQKLKFVRNVVVITNAESKIKSFETKVADATRNAINEMNINVVLNGIDFDVDGLKYPDKSPEKAKNESGWASVFHTYKTSEVYTTAQIVESILHNPPLKKVKPMRAFKGQLRFGSDHCNQNENSDYAPELDQTCISLNVELYPALKAEKLASGHQYTIDPANGSVDKTKYVKDYFIKSVSSKDEDGKDDDEEVQKRRYDDDDDDEDKDGDLETVSIDANEWTDGFKYSNYDLLTLDEDLLNSAKLASDPGMDILGFIKMDDLPYAYLTGESYYLLPEVSCSYKNLVGFNGLCQSLVDLEGLALIRYVQKPNDEIKVCILIPSKIKVNESFVYAFILVRLPFREDEKIGKFPLLTSIMTTSGKSFTSNTDSPDENPIKQENDEESSNETNLPNAATNSLMESFILSRDLDTKGKNKDNESNDSDTFFVENNKVTLSNDSLISFPKLSHFGVSSRLLVSSPAIHKFNLNIKKIIIKSLEDGNLHEYLNNPNFIRDNLISNENDNSGPSTNLFNLSNVLKINSTTNDEWLTDVNKNSKNVAKKLIKELDTKYVKQEVEAKKKRKMLNNNNLNDIFMMKNAQGNYGAGEGEYEALPDINDLLN; from the coding sequence ATGGCTAGCAAAGAGGTCACTACATTCATAGTCGATTTATCGCCTTCTATGGCgaataaatcaaatggtCGTAATATTAGTGACTTAGAATACGGATTGAAGTATTTCTACGATATAGTTACAAACAAAATTTTAAGGGGTAGGAAAACTGACTACATTTCTGTTATTACATGCCACTCCAATAGAACAGAAAATCCTTTCTCTAGCGAAGACTCATTCAAAAACATTGAAGTAGTTTCAAATAAGATTGCACCAACATATGATGATCTTcgaaaatataaagaactACTTTGCCCCAACAAGACAGAAATAACCGAAGACGAAGGAGACTGTTTTGAAAGCATGTTAGTAGGGATTGGTCTTTTGAAGGATACTCAAAAGCTTAAATTTGTACGGAATGTTGTGGTTATAACCAATGCAGAATCTAAAATTAAGTCATTTGAGACAAAAGTTGCGGATGCAACTCGAAATGCTATCAATGAGATGAATATTAATGTTGTGCTCAAtggaattgattttgatgttGACGGATTAAAATATCCTGACAAGTCACCGGAGAAGGCTAAAAATGAATCTGGTTGGGCCTCGGTTTTCCATACATATAAAACAAGCGAGGTTTACACTACAGCCCAAATAGTAGAGTCAATATTACACAACCCGCCGCTCAAGAAAGTTAAGCCAATGAGAGCATTTAAAGGACAATTGAGGTTTGGGAGTGATCATTGCAACCAGAATGAAAATTCGGATTATGCCCCAGAGTTGGATCAAACATGTATTTCCTTGAACGTGGAACTTTACCCTGCTCTTAAGGCTGAAAAGTTAGCTAGCGGACATCAATATACGATAGATCCTGCAAATGGTTCTGTTGATAAAACCAAATATGTTaaagattattttattaaactGGTCTCGTCTAAAGATGAGGATGGTaaggatgatgatgaagaagttCAGAAACGCCgatatgatgatgatgatgatgatgaagacaaAGATGGTGATTTAGAAACCGTTTCTATCGATGCAAATGAATGGACTGATGGATTTAAATATTCGAACTATGATCTCTTGACTCTTGACGAAGATTTGCTAAACTCCGCAAAACTTGCTTCTGATCCAGGCATGGATATTCTAGGGTTCATAAAAATGGATGATTTGCCCTATGCATATTTAACAGGTGAGTCGTACTATTTGTTACCAGAAGTTTCATGTTCATATAAGAACCTCGTCGGTTTTAATGGCTTGTGCCAGTCATTAGTCGATCTTGAAGGTTTAGCATTAATAAGATATGTCCAAAAACCCAATGATGAGATTAAAGTGTGTATTTTAATACCTTCAAAGATAAAAGTAAATGAAAGTTTTGTGTATGCATTTATCTTGGTACGATTACCCTTTAGAGAAGATGAGAAGATAGGAAAATTTCCTTTGTTGACTTCTATCATGACTACTAGTGGGAAATCCTTTACGTCAAATACTGATTCGCCTGATGAAAACCCAATAAAACAAGAAAACGATGAAGAGTCATCAAATGAAACAAATCTTCCAAATGCGGCTACTAATAGCTTAATGgaatcatttatattatctaGGGATTTAGATACCAAAGGAAAGAACAAGGATAATGAAAGTAATGACTCAGATACATTCTTTGtggaaaataataaagtgACTCTATCTAATGATTCGCTAATTTCTTTTCCAAAGTTATCCCATTTTGGCGTTTCTTCTAGATTGTTGGTATCTTCGCCTGcaattcataaattcaatctaaatatcaagaagattatCATTAAATCCTTGGAAGATGGAAATCTCcatgaatatttgaacaATCCAAATTTTATTCGAGACAATCTAATTTccaatgaaaatgataactCTGGCCCCTCGACAAACCtatttaatttatctaatgtattgaaaataaattcaacaaCCAATGATGAGTGGCTTACAGATGTCAACAAAAATTCTAAGAATGTTGCAAAGAAGCTTATAAAGGAGCTTGATACAAAGTACGTAAaacaagaagttgaagCCAAAAAGAAGCGGAAAATGctaaataataataacctaaatgatatatttatgatgAAAAATGCCCAAGGGAATTACGGTGCTGGTGAAGGTGAATATGAGGCATTACCAGATATTAATGATCTCTTAAATTAA
- a CDS encoding DEHA2B01606p (no similarity), giving the protein MSVVLVVHLYLALILAISSAGLDIEDTADIYVCMVDSFFSKMPAVCVKICYPKDVIDELIIFGLYELL; this is encoded by the coding sequence ATGCTGGTTGTATTAGTCGTACATTTGTATTTGGCTCTAATCCTTGCGATTCTGTCTGCTGGCCTAGATATTGAGGATACTGCTGATATTTATGTTTGTATGGTAGACTCATTTTTTTCGAAAATGCCAGCAGTCTGCGTTAAAATATGTTATCCTAAGGATgtaattgatgaattgattatattcGGTTTATATGAACTTCTATGA
- a CDS encoding DEHA2B01562p (similar to uniprot|Q03151 Saccharomyces cerevisiae YMR097c MTG peripheral mitochondrial inner membrane GTPase): MSFIPRRIFPNYSLPLSNFKGHHQKALTKFGHLAPQIDLVLEVRDSRAPVSTKNVLFDRVLAQKEKIILYTKKDLSVLKSDLIRKWHDASNEECLFIDARSKGDAQKIIDLVGKRYYAMTPPPPLGLRLMIIGMPNVGKSTLVNTLRNVGYSSKITGAISGKNRKVAKTGGQPGVTRATSEIIRLSTKPDILVYDTPGVFLPTVKDNETMLALSLIGCVHTSFIDPVIQADYLLYLLNLQDPTGSKYKEYIDHPTNSIDELLYHIALKRNKLGKDDSYDELGMATHWTSLWKQGRQTKYKGLFDLPTILEINGDELQSIFKNERERISSMSVSDKIENSLGEDGTASSKHRKRTAKDRKYDIQNQLFKL, from the coding sequence ATGTCGTTTATACCTAGACGGATATTTCCCAACTACTCCCTACCACTATCCAACTTTAAGGGACACCATCAAAAGGCTCTAACCAAATTTGGTCATTTGGCTCCTCAGATTGATTTAGTACTTGAAGTCAGAGATTCAAGAGCTCCCGTATCAACGAAGAACGTATTATTTGATAGAGTATTGGCTCAGAAAGAGAAGATTATACTATATACCAAAAAGGACCTCTCAGTCTTGAAAAGTGACTTGATAAGAAAGTGGCACGATGCAAGCAACGAAGAATGTTTATTCATTGATGCTAGAAGTAAAGGCGATGCCCAAAAAATCATTGATCTAGTGGGGAAAAGGTATTATGCGATGACTCCTCCTCCTCCATTAGGGCTTAGACTTATGATTATTGGTATGCCAAATGTTGGAAAGTCGACCTTGGTGAATACGTTAAGGAATGTTGGATATAGTTCAAAGATTACTGGAGCTATATCAGGAAAGAATAGGAAAGTAGCGAAGACTGGTGGACAGCCTGGTGTCACAAGAGCAACAAGTGAGATCATTAGACTTAGCACTAAGCCCGATATACTTGTATATGATACACCGGGTGTATTTCTACCAACCGTTAAGGATAACGAAACCATGCTAGCACTAAGTCTTATCGGGTGTGTTCATACCTCCTTCATCGATCCAGTTATACAGGCTGATTACTTGctttatttgttgaatttacAGGACCCTACGGGATCGAAgtataaagaatatatcGATCATCCTACGAATTCTATTGATGAACTACTCTATCATATCGCTCtcaaaagaaataaacTCGGAAAAGATGATTCATACGATGAACTTGGAATGGCTACTCATTGGACAAGTCTTTGGAAACAAGGAAGACAAACGAAATATAAGggattatttgatttaccAACAATTCTAGAGATAAATGGTGATGAATTACAAAGCATTTTCAAGAATGAACGAGAAAGAATTAGTAGCATGTCTGTGAgtgataaaattgaaaatagtTTAGGCGAGGACGGCACTGCATCATCGAAACATCGGAAGAGAACAGCCAAAGATAGAAAATACGACATACAAAACCAATTGTTTAAATTGTAA
- a CDS encoding DEHA2B01518p (similar to uniprot|P34247 Saccharomyces cerevisiae YKL099c UTP11 nucleolar U3 snoRNA associated protein), which translates to MAKLVHNIQKKQHKERSQTQDRAKYGLLEKKKDYRLRAADYHKKQAALKALKHKASSYNPDEYYHAMTSKKTDDRGVLVADRGNEAMSVQQVKLLKTQDVNYIRTMRLNELSKINKQKDNLDFKSQGKHTVFVDSFDKQKQFKPEEFFETDKSMLKRRENRLKIDQLEKNENLIKQDPIEDQNQKDKQDLKKLKQYKLLKRRLEREQQLKEVESKMELTKELMKKGSEKKTVDSNGKVQFKWKNQRKR; encoded by the coding sequence ATGGCAAAACTTGTTCATAATATACAGAAGAAGCAGCATAAGGAACGTTCCCAAACCCAAGATAGGGCCAAATATGGTCTTTTggaaaagaaaaaggatTATAGATTGAGAGCGGCAGATTACCATAAGAAACAAGCAGCTTTAAAAGCATTGAAACATAAGGCGTCTAGTTATAACCCTGATGAATACTATCATGCTATGACAAGCAAAAAAACGGATGATCGGGGGGTATTGGTGGCTGATCGTGGAAATGAAGCGATGTCCGTGCAGCAggttaaattattgaaaactcAAGATGTTAATTATATTAGAACTATGAGATTAAATGAGTTGCTGAAGATCAACAAACAAAAAGACAATTTGGATTTTAAATCACAGGGAAAACATACAGTATTTGTGGACTCTTTCGATAAGCAAAAGCAATTTAAACCAGAAGAATTCTTTGAGACAGACAAAAGCATGTTGAAAAGACGTGAGAATAGGTTGAAAATAGATCAGTTGGAGAAGAACgagaatttgattaaacAGGACCCAATAGAAGATCAGAACCAGAAGGACAAACAGGacttgaagaagttgaagcaatacaaattattgaaaaggaGATTGGAAAGAGAACAGCAGTTGAAGGAGGTTGAGTCTAAAATGGAATTAACAAAAGAGTTAATGAAGAAGGGAAGCGAAAAAAAGACGGTCGATTCTAATGGCAAAGTTCAATTTAAATGgaaaaatcaaagaaaacgTTAA